The following are from one region of the Etheostoma spectabile isolate EspeVRDwgs_2016 chromosome 2, UIUC_Espe_1.0, whole genome shotgun sequence genome:
- the LOC116695348 gene encoding nuclear factor interleukin-3-regulated protein → MTGQTVGGIIQELSGPSLLAVEGPGSRPLGRAVSFTDEAVSILTSTSQLAQTLLSHTFSLKPTKSLANAEAKAGSSCDEDNSNAARRKREFIPAEKKDDGYWDKRKKNNEAAKRSREKRRANDMVLERRVLGLLEENTRLRAELLALKFHFGLVKDPSDVSILPLSAPYCAHPTPSAKHFYQPHTDGSSYPNTPPSIHHVHPHPPQPSAIYGSRGAGILSSHSVSEESGVSTSCSSDVGSPVFFDDTLSECGGPSPRELVEEQQGYDSHICPLETNESQYVNRLDSPQSLRSLPHKLRFKGPAVCSDGGETSPSFDTRTSGPPVATVWPNIQVGNHQQAGWDSRPRSQALWSREEASGGLGPQYQNPGPSSGHCSSSSMQNLTQDASLRSQMSCLSQEVAQLKRLFSQQLLSKIA, encoded by the coding sequence ATGACAGGTCAGACTGTGGGAGGCATCATCCAGGAGCTGTCAGGGCCCTCACTGCTGGCTGTAGAGGGGCCGGGGTCCAGGCCTCTGGGAAGGGCTGTGTCCTTCACTGATGAGGCTGTTTCCATCCTGACCTCTACAAGCCAGCTGGCCCAAACCCTCCTGAGTCACACTTTTTCCCTCAAACCCACAAAGAGCCTAGCCAATGCTGAAGCGAAGGCTGGTAGCAGCTGCGATGAGGACAACAGCAACGCTGCACGCCGCAAACGAGAGTTCATCCCCGCCGAGAAGAAAGATGATGGCTATTGggacaagaggaaaaaaaacaacgagGCAGCCAAGCGGTCCAGAGAAAAGCGGCGAGCCAATGACATGGTGCTGGAGAGGCGAGTGCTGGGCTTGCTGGAGGAGAACACCCGCCTGAGGGCAGAGCTGTTGGCCCTGAAGTTTCACTTCGGCCTGGTCAAGGATCCATCTGATGTTTCCATCCTGCCGCTGTCTGCACCCTACTGTGCTCACCCAACGCCCAGTGCAAAACATTTCTACCAGCCTCATACTGATGGATCCTCATACCCCAACACACCGCCCAGCATCCACCACGTCCACCCTCACCCTCCACAGCCAAGTGCCATCTATGGATCAAGGGGAGCCGGGATTTTGTCAAGTCATAGTGTATCCGAGGAGTCTGGTGTCTCCACCTCATGCAGCTCAGATGTGGGCAGCCCTGTGTTTTTTGATGACAcactgagtgaatgtggtgggCCTTCTCCGAGAGAGCTGGTGGAGGAGCAGCAGGGCTACGACTCCCACATCTGTCCCCTGGAGACCAATGAGAGTCAGTATGTAAACAGATTAGACTCACCTCAGAGTTTGAGGAGCCTCCCGCACAAGCTCCGCTTCAAAGGGCCCGCTGTTTGCAGTGATGGAGGGGAGACGTCTCCATCCTTTGATACCAGAACCAGTGGACCACCTGTAGCAACGGTGTGGCCAAACATCCAGGTGGGGAACCACCAACAGGCAGGATGGGACAGTCGGCCACGGAGTCAGGCTCTTTGGTCCAGGGAGGAGGCGTCTGGTGGACTCGGGCCGCAGTATCAGAATCCGGGTCCGTCCTCTGGACATTGTAGTTCCTCCTCCATGCAGAACTTGACACAGGATGCCAGTCTCAGGTCTCAGATGAGCTGTTTGTCTCAGGAAGTGGCTCAGCTCAAGAGGCTCTTCTCTCAGCAGCTGCTCTCCAAGATTGCCTAA